A single region of the Xiphophorus maculatus strain JP 163 A chromosome 3, X_maculatus-5.0-male, whole genome shotgun sequence genome encodes:
- the LOC102230575 gene encoding protein S100-A1-like encodes MTELEKSMESLITVFHRYAKEGGNKTTLSKKELKKLIENELPNFLTTQKNPDTVSCIIKDLDQNKDDELDFEEFVPFVAGLTIACEKHFALHHEKKGKK; translated from the exons ATGACTGAGTTGGAGAAATCCATGGAGTCCTTGATCACGGTGTTTCACCGTTACGCCAAGGAAGGTGGGAATAAAACGACCCTGAGCAAGAAGGAGCTGAAAAAGCTGATTGAGAATGAGTTGCCCAACTTCTTAACA ACCCAGAAAAACCCCGACACAGTGTCATGCATCATCAAGGATTTGGACCAGAACAAGGACGATGAGCTGGACTTTGAGGAATTTGTTCCCTTCGTCGCTGGACTGACAATCGCCTGTGAAAAGCATTTCGCTTTGCACCACGAAAAGAAGGGCAAGAAGTGA